From Polynucleobacter sp. MWH-Braz-FAM2G, a single genomic window includes:
- a CDS encoding 3-hydroxyacyl-CoA dehydrogenase/enoyl-CoA hydratase family protein — protein MSENKIIKKVAILGAGVMGAQIAAQCINVGLPVVLFDLPSKSDDGKPVNKNAIALKAIENLKKLKPAPLGLANDANLIQAANYEDDLGLLAGCDLIIEAIAERLDWKHALYEKVAPHIPAHALFATNTSGLPIGELAKGFSGDLKKRFCGVHFFNPPRYMHLLELIPAVDTEPAVLDTLETFMTSTMGKGVVRAKDTPNFIGNRVGVFSILAVFAEAQKFCLGFDAVDAITGSKLGRAKSATFRTSDVVGLDTMAHVIKTMENSLQADPFSALFKVPEVVAQLISKGALGQKTKAGFYRKDGKNVMVLDATTGEYKASTATIEPLVERILKKPIAERLGLLRETDEPQAQFLWAIYRDIFHYCAIQLGDIAQSAREIDFAMRWGYGWDKGPFEDWQAAGVTQVANWIKEDIDAGKALSKEPLPAWLFSGPVAEKQAFHTPEGSWSASENKYIPRSDLPVYQKQVFRAPLLGDGSPDPKTAGTTIYENPDLRAWVEDREPTVLIASFRSKMNTISPDVLNGIQKAVEIAEANYAGLVIWQPSSLKLGTPGGPFSAGANLEAALPMVMKGGPAGVEPFVKLFQDTMMRVKYAQVPVVTAVSGIALGGGCELVMQSARRVTAIESYIGLVEVGVGLLPAGGGLKEAAIRAAQGVALAGNTNYLDFTKASFENAAMAKVSSSAQDAMRMAYLQKGDIIVPNVYELLAIAQNQVKAMQYAGYKPPISALIPVGGRSVAATVMGQVVNMRDGGFISEHDAFIAKKIIEIITGGNVDAGTLVTEEWLLKLERQAFVELIGHPKTMERIMGILQNGKPVRN, from the coding sequence ATGAGTGAAAACAAGATCATTAAAAAAGTTGCCATCTTAGGTGCTGGTGTGATGGGCGCTCAAATTGCTGCCCAATGCATTAATGTGGGGTTACCTGTCGTTTTATTTGACTTACCCAGCAAGTCCGATGATGGAAAACCAGTCAATAAGAATGCAATCGCCCTAAAGGCAATCGAGAATCTTAAAAAACTCAAACCTGCTCCTCTGGGTTTAGCAAACGATGCTAATTTGATTCAAGCGGCAAACTATGAGGATGATCTAGGTCTGCTGGCAGGCTGTGATCTGATTATTGAAGCGATTGCTGAGCGCTTAGATTGGAAGCATGCTCTTTATGAAAAAGTAGCTCCACATATACCGGCGCATGCTCTATTTGCCACCAATACCTCCGGACTTCCCATTGGTGAACTTGCCAAAGGTTTTTCAGGTGATCTAAAAAAACGCTTTTGTGGCGTGCATTTCTTTAACCCACCTCGATACATGCACTTGCTGGAACTGATTCCCGCGGTTGATACTGAACCTGCTGTATTAGACACTTTAGAAACCTTTATGACCTCCACCATGGGTAAGGGTGTGGTGCGCGCTAAAGATACACCGAATTTCATTGGCAATCGTGTAGGTGTATTTTCTATCCTAGCGGTTTTTGCTGAAGCACAAAAATTTTGTCTAGGGTTCGATGCAGTCGATGCAATTACTGGCAGTAAATTAGGTCGAGCTAAATCCGCTACTTTTAGAACAAGTGATGTTGTAGGTCTAGATACCATGGCTCATGTCATAAAAACCATGGAAAACTCCTTGCAGGCCGATCCCTTCTCTGCCCTATTTAAGGTTCCGGAAGTTGTCGCTCAGCTCATATCCAAAGGTGCGCTTGGCCAAAAAACGAAAGCGGGTTTTTATCGCAAGGATGGCAAGAATGTCATGGTCCTAGATGCCACTACAGGTGAATACAAAGCATCAACCGCGACCATTGAACCTCTCGTTGAACGTATTCTAAAAAAACCCATTGCGGAAAGACTGGGATTACTCCGAGAGACCGACGAACCACAAGCGCAATTTTTATGGGCAATCTATCGCGATATCTTTCACTACTGTGCGATTCAATTGGGCGACATTGCTCAGTCTGCACGTGAAATCGACTTTGCAATGCGTTGGGGTTACGGTTGGGACAAAGGTCCCTTTGAAGATTGGCAAGCAGCCGGTGTAACGCAAGTAGCTAATTGGATCAAAGAAGATATCGATGCAGGCAAGGCCTTAAGTAAGGAGCCTCTACCGGCATGGCTATTTAGTGGCCCAGTTGCTGAAAAACAAGCTTTTCATACACCTGAGGGGTCATGGTCTGCATCTGAAAATAAATACATACCTCGCTCTGATTTGCCCGTCTATCAAAAGCAAGTATTTAGAGCGCCATTATTAGGTGACGGCTCACCCGACCCTAAAACTGCAGGCACTACTATCTATGAGAATCCAGACTTACGCGCTTGGGTAGAAGATCGTGAGCCCACTGTCTTGATAGCTTCATTTAGATCCAAAATGAATACCATTAGTCCCGATGTATTAAATGGTATTCAAAAGGCAGTTGAAATCGCTGAAGCAAACTATGCAGGTCTAGTGATTTGGCAGCCCAGCTCTTTAAAACTAGGCACCCCTGGAGGACCGTTTTCAGCTGGTGCTAATTTAGAAGCAGCCTTACCAATGGTCATGAAAGGCGGCCCCGCTGGCGTTGAACCATTCGTAAAATTATTCCAAGACACCATGATGCGCGTGAAATACGCTCAAGTACCTGTAGTCACAGCAGTTTCAGGGATTGCCCTAGGCGGTGGATGTGAGCTAGTCATGCAATCGGCTCGCAGAGTGACTGCCATTGAAAGCTATATAGGTCTTGTAGAAGTGGGAGTTGGATTATTACCAGCAGGAGGTGGCCTTAAGGAAGCGGCTATTCGTGCGGCACAAGGAGTAGCGCTTGCTGGAAATACCAATTATTTGGATTTCACAAAAGCCTCTTTTGAGAATGCTGCTATGGCAAAAGTATCTTCCTCTGCTCAAGATGCTATGAGAATGGCTTACCTACAAAAAGGAGACATTATTGTCCCCAATGTATATGAACTACTTGCTATTGCACAGAATCAAGTGAAGGCAATGCAATATGCAGGATATAAGCCCCCAATTTCAGCGCTTATTCCAGTAGGCGGACGTTCAGTAGCAGCTACAGTGATGGGTCAAGTAGTCAATATGCGAGATGGTGGCTTCATATCCGAACATGATGCATTTATTGCGAAGAAAATCATTGAGATCATCACCGGCGGCAATGTAGATGCTGGCACTCTGGTAACAGAAGAATGGTTGCTCAAACTCGAACGACAAGCATTTGTTGAGTTGATTGGTCATCCTAAGACCATGGAACGAATTATGGGCATTCTGCAAAACGGCAAGCCTGTCCGCAATTAA
- a CDS encoding outer membrane protein translates to MKTVKISALALAIAGVFATSVHAQSAKTNAWEGADVAVSVGYGQFTPKIGSISTSALRFPVAAAGGAYTTASSGSATSSANDVTTATANISAGYNWGINSNYVLGIRATYYPGASSAASGSFTTSTAAVASPIPVPAGTTLVTNPISYNVKNLYSVVLTPGYAIDNQRLAYLKVGYTGSTIGINGPTLAYSTVNLSGYSLGVGYKQMVSESLYVLGEFNYAGFSNKTVTLTNTSGVNLTGAFGGSGIDFLVGLGYRF, encoded by the coding sequence ATGAAAACAGTAAAGATTAGCGCCTTGGCTTTAGCAATCGCTGGTGTATTTGCAACGAGTGTGCATGCACAGTCGGCAAAGACAAATGCTTGGGAGGGCGCGGATGTTGCGGTGAGCGTTGGCTATGGCCAGTTCACTCCTAAGATTGGCTCCATTTCCACTTCTGCCTTGAGATTTCCTGTTGCTGCTGCGGGTGGCGCCTACACTACAGCCTCATCTGGTAGCGCCACCTCTTCCGCTAATGATGTAACCACTGCAACTGCAAATATTAGTGCTGGCTACAACTGGGGTATTAATAGTAACTATGTTTTAGGTATTAGAGCTACTTATTATCCTGGTGCTAGCTCTGCTGCCTCTGGCTCTTTTACAACTTCTACAGCTGCAGTGGCATCACCAATTCCAGTGCCTGCAGGTACAACCCTTGTTACAAATCCTATAAGTTATAACGTAAAGAATTTATATAGTGTTGTTTTGACGCCTGGCTATGCTATTGATAACCAAAGGTTGGCGTATCTAAAGGTTGGCTATACCGGCTCCACGATTGGTATAAATGGACCTACATTGGCCTACTCAACAGTTAATTTATCTGGATACAGTCTCGGTGTTGGATACAAGCAGATGGTTTCGGAGTCGTTGTATGTTTTGGGTGAGTTTAATTACGCAGGCTTCTCTAATAAAACTGTGACCCTTACAAATACTTCCGGCGTAAACCTCACTGGTGCCTTCGGGGGATCTGGTATTGATTTTCTAGTTGGTCTTGGCTACCGCTTCTAA
- a CDS encoding acyl-CoA dehydrogenase C-terminal domain-containing protein: MPQYTPPLRDIQFVIHELLDASKEFSSLPAYQDVDKDTMNQIMEEAGKFASEIAFPLNQIGDKEGCTRHDDGSVTTPTGFKQAYELYVAGGWPALSCDPAYGGQGLPQLLNTVLYETLNSANQSWTMYPGLSHGAYECLHAHGTDEQKKTYLEKLVSGQWTGTMCLTEPHCGTDLGLLKTKAEPQVDGTYAITGTKIFISSGEHDLAENIVHLVLARLPDSPIGSKGISLFAVPKFQVGADGSIDKANAVSCGSLEHKMGIHGNATCVMNFDGAIGTLVGEPHKGLNAMFVMMNAARLGVGMQSLGLTEVAYQNSAAYAKERLQMRSLTGAKAPEKAADPIIVHPDVRRMLLTQRAYAEAGRAFSYWVALMIDKELNHPDESVRKETGEMVALLTPIIKAFLTDNAFIATNEGMQVFGGHGYIAEWGMEQYVRDARINMIYEGTNTIQSLDLLGRKVLGDMGKKLTKFGKIIEVFIEDEGVRKEMQEFIDPLADIAVKVEKLTKEIGMKAMMNHEEVGAAAVPYLRVVGHLIYSYLFARMAKIALANKASNDPFYQAKLATARFYFDKLLPETAMLIRQARAGSKSLMAMPAEFF; this comes from the coding sequence ATGCCTCAATACACACCACCCTTACGCGATATTCAATTTGTAATTCATGAACTACTGGATGCGAGCAAGGAGTTTTCGTCACTGCCTGCCTATCAGGACGTAGATAAAGATACGATGAATCAAATCATGGAAGAGGCTGGTAAGTTTGCTAGTGAAATTGCGTTTCCTCTTAATCAGATTGGCGATAAAGAAGGTTGCACCCGCCATGATGATGGATCTGTCACCACTCCAACTGGATTTAAGCAAGCCTACGAACTATATGTGGCAGGTGGTTGGCCCGCCCTCTCTTGCGATCCTGCCTATGGCGGTCAAGGATTGCCACAACTACTTAATACCGTTCTTTATGAAACCCTCAACTCCGCCAATCAATCTTGGACTATGTACCCTGGGCTATCTCACGGAGCATATGAGTGTTTACATGCACATGGTACCGATGAGCAGAAAAAAACATATTTAGAGAAATTGGTTTCCGGTCAATGGACGGGAACCATGTGTTTAACTGAACCCCATTGCGGTACGGATTTGGGTTTATTAAAGACAAAAGCAGAGCCACAAGTAGATGGTACTTATGCAATTACTGGCACTAAAATTTTTATTTCTAGTGGTGAACATGACTTAGCCGAAAACATTGTTCATTTAGTGCTGGCTCGGTTACCAGACTCTCCAATTGGTAGTAAAGGCATTTCTCTATTTGCTGTGCCAAAGTTTCAGGTAGGTGCTGATGGTTCGATTGACAAAGCTAATGCAGTCTCCTGTGGCTCCCTAGAACATAAGATGGGCATACATGGGAATGCTACTTGCGTCATGAATTTTGATGGCGCTATTGGCACGCTTGTTGGCGAACCTCATAAAGGTTTAAATGCCATGTTTGTCATGATGAATGCCGCTCGACTTGGAGTGGGCATGCAAAGTCTTGGCTTAACCGAAGTGGCTTATCAAAACTCGGCAGCCTATGCAAAAGAACGTTTGCAGATGCGTAGCTTGACTGGTGCCAAGGCTCCAGAAAAAGCAGCTGATCCGATCATTGTTCACCCCGATGTGCGACGCATGCTGTTAACGCAACGCGCTTATGCGGAAGCTGGTAGAGCTTTCTCATACTGGGTGGCTCTGATGATTGATAAGGAGCTGAATCATCCTGACGAAAGCGTTCGCAAAGAAACTGGTGAAATGGTTGCCCTACTCACCCCAATTATTAAAGCCTTCCTAACAGACAATGCATTTATTGCCACCAATGAAGGCATGCAAGTATTTGGTGGTCATGGCTATATAGCTGAATGGGGCATGGAACAATATGTTCGCGATGCCCGTATCAATATGATTTATGAAGGCACCAATACCATTCAGTCATTAGATTTACTGGGGCGCAAAGTACTTGGAGATATGGGTAAGAAACTTACCAAGTTTGGCAAGATTATTGAGGTCTTTATTGAGGACGAAGGCGTTCGTAAAGAGATGCAAGAATTTATTGACCCTCTCGCAGATATTGCAGTCAAAGTTGAAAAACTGACCAAAGAGATTGGCATGAAGGCTATGATGAATCATGAGGAAGTTGGTGCAGCAGCAGTTCCATATTTAAGAGTTGTTGGCCATTTGATTTATTCCTACTTATTTGCGCGGATGGCAAAAATTGCTTTGGCCAATAAAGCAAGTAATGATCCTTTTTATCAGGCCAAGCTCGCTACTGCGCGCTTTTACTTTGATAAATTACTTCCAGAGACCGCCATGTTGATACGTCAAGCGCGTGCTGGCTCTAAATCCTTAATGGCAATGCCTGCTGAATTTTTCTGA
- a CDS encoding TetR/AcrR family transcriptional regulator produces MLDTRSNLSGLSVESKKGSATKLLILNAALEIASKSGLEGITIGHLAENVGMSKSGVFAHFGSREELQIEVIRKYYQYFSELVFLPALNKPKGLPRLRHMIDAWLKISVGKNTSSCFFIAGAAEFDDRPGIVRDELVKSVEDWRSALLRAIKEAIAAGHLKKSVVPQEMLFHLYSIVLGVHHDSRFLQNPKSLALANKLIKDIFLSKQVAKP; encoded by the coding sequence ATGCTTGATACAAGGTCAAATCTTTCAGGTTTATCTGTTGAATCTAAGAAAGGCTCAGCAACCAAATTGCTGATTCTGAATGCTGCTCTTGAGATTGCTAGCAAGTCGGGTCTTGAAGGCATCACCATAGGTCACTTGGCTGAAAACGTAGGGATGAGCAAAAGTGGCGTGTTTGCGCACTTTGGCTCTCGAGAGGAACTTCAAATAGAAGTTATTAGAAAGTATTACCAATACTTTTCTGAACTCGTATTTTTGCCTGCCCTCAATAAACCAAAGGGGCTACCACGCTTACGTCACATGATCGATGCTTGGTTAAAAATTAGCGTAGGTAAAAATACTTCCAGTTGCTTTTTTATTGCTGGCGCTGCGGAGTTTGATGATCGACCAGGAATTGTGCGTGATGAATTAGTGAAAAGCGTTGAAGATTGGCGCTCTGCCCTATTACGAGCAATCAAAGAAGCTATTGCAGCGGGACATTTGAAGAAATCAGTCGTCCCCCAGGAAATGCTCTTCCATCTTTACAGCATTGTACTTGGAGTCCATCACGACTCTAGGTTTTTACAGAACCCTAAAAGCCTAGCCTTAGCAAACAAGTTGATTAAGGACATTTTCTTGTCTAAACAAGTCGCTAAACCTTAA